In a single window of the Micromonospora sp. WMMD1155 genome:
- a CDS encoding copper resistance CopC family protein, with amino-acid sequence MPVVLGVAFGVSFLAPPTPAAAHNSLTGSDPRDGAKVATAPARIELRFLAKPAPATTKITITGPDNVVAGGPPVFDGSRVRVPFKPAAAGLYIVGYQLASSDGHPVKGEVRFTLTTGTAADPSASPSATPTVDGTAPAAAASPTAEGTSSATPVATAAGSPLPAAQESSQVRGWLWTVGAALLVGTLVVWLQRRRRARRR; translated from the coding sequence GTGCCAGTGGTGCTCGGCGTGGCGTTCGGTGTGTCGTTTCTGGCGCCGCCGACGCCGGCGGCGGCGCACAACTCGCTGACCGGCAGCGACCCGCGTGACGGTGCCAAGGTGGCGACGGCACCCGCCCGGATCGAGCTGCGGTTCCTCGCCAAGCCGGCACCGGCAACGACGAAGATCACAATAACGGGGCCGGACAATGTGGTCGCTGGCGGCCCACCCGTCTTCGACGGCAGCCGGGTACGGGTGCCGTTCAAGCCGGCGGCGGCGGGGCTCTACATCGTGGGCTACCAGCTCGCGTCCTCCGACGGGCACCCGGTGAAGGGTGAAGTGAGGTTCACCCTCACGACCGGCACCGCCGCCGACCCGTCCGCCTCGCCGTCGGCCACCCCGACCGTTGACGGCACCGCCCCGGCCGCCGCCGCGAGTCCGACCGCCGAAGGGACGTCGTCCGCGACGCCGGTCGCCACCGCGGCGGGCAGCCCGCTGCCGGCCGCGCAGGAGAGCAGCCAGGTGCGCGGTTGGCTATGGACGGTCGGGGCGGCTCTGCTGGTGGGCACGCTCGTCGTCTGGTTGCAGCGGCGCCGCCGAGCCCGCCGCCGCTGA
- the gltX gene encoding glutamate--tRNA ligase: protein MTVRVRFAPSPTGMFHVGGARSALQNWIYARQQGGVFVLRIEDTDAARNKPEWTEGILSALDWIGISRGSYEGPYFQSENAGEHRAAAARLYESGRAYYCDCTREDVQARTGSQYQGYDGYHRDRGLGPGPGHALRFRTPDEGATVVVDLIRGEPTFENKLIEDFVIARGDGSPVFLLANVVDDMTMGITHVIRAEEHLPNTPKQQLLWEALGVKPPIWAHVPVVVNEKRQKLSKRRDKVALEAYREEGYLAGAMRNYLMLLGWAPSGDREIVPWSVIEDEFRLDEVNPSPAFFDEKKLRAFNGEYIRALPVAEFVDACQPWLTGTGTIAPPPWQPEEFDADAFAAVAPLAQTRIAVLSEIVSNVDFLFLASPLIDEAAWTKTMKDGSAELLDDAVAAFEALESWDAESLKSTLEAVGAERGLKLGKTQAPVRVAVTGRTVGLPLFESLEVLGRERTLTRIRAARLRLV from the coding sequence GTGACGGTACGTGTGCGCTTCGCCCCTTCCCCGACCGGTATGTTCCACGTCGGCGGCGCCCGCTCGGCGCTGCAGAACTGGATCTACGCCAGGCAGCAGGGCGGGGTGTTCGTGCTGCGAATCGAGGACACCGACGCGGCACGCAACAAGCCCGAGTGGACCGAGGGCATCCTCTCCGCGCTGGACTGGATCGGCATCTCCCGGGGCAGCTACGAGGGCCCGTACTTCCAGTCGGAGAACGCCGGTGAGCACCGGGCCGCCGCCGCCCGGCTCTACGAGTCGGGCCGCGCGTACTACTGCGACTGCACCCGGGAGGACGTGCAGGCCCGCACCGGCTCGCAGTACCAGGGCTACGACGGCTACCACCGCGACCGCGGCCTCGGCCCGGGGCCGGGGCACGCGCTGCGCTTCCGCACGCCCGACGAGGGCGCCACGGTGGTGGTCGACCTGATCCGCGGCGAGCCCACCTTCGAGAACAAGCTCATCGAGGACTTCGTCATCGCCCGGGGCGACGGGTCGCCCGTCTTCCTGCTGGCCAACGTCGTCGACGACATGACCATGGGGATCACCCACGTGATCCGGGCCGAGGAGCACCTACCCAACACCCCCAAGCAGCAGTTGCTCTGGGAGGCCCTCGGGGTCAAACCGCCGATCTGGGCGCACGTGCCCGTGGTGGTCAACGAGAAGCGGCAGAAGCTCTCCAAGCGGCGCGACAAGGTCGCCCTGGAGGCGTACCGCGAGGAGGGCTACCTCGCCGGTGCGATGCGCAACTACCTGATGCTGCTCGGCTGGGCCCCCTCCGGCGACCGGGAGATCGTGCCCTGGTCGGTGATCGAGGACGAGTTCCGGCTCGACGAGGTCAACCCCTCCCCCGCGTTCTTCGACGAGAAGAAGCTGCGCGCGTTCAACGGCGAGTACATCCGCGCCCTCCCGGTTGCCGAGTTCGTCGACGCCTGCCAGCCGTGGCTGACCGGCACCGGGACCATCGCGCCACCGCCGTGGCAGCCCGAGGAGTTCGACGCCGACGCGTTCGCCGCTGTCGCGCCGCTGGCCCAGACGCGGATCGCGGTGCTCAGCGAGATCGTGTCGAACGTCGACTTCCTCTTCCTCGCCTCGCCGTTGATCGACGAGGCCGCGTGGACCAAGACGATGAAGGACGGCTCCGCCGAGTTGCTCGACGACGCCGTCGCGGCGTTCGAGGCGCTGGAGTCCTGGGATGCCGAGTCGCTGAAGTCGACGTTGGAGGCGGTCGGTGCCGAGCGTGGCCTCAAGCTCGGCAAGACGCAGGCACCGGTGCGGGTCGCGGTCACCGGCCGCACCGTGGGCCTGCCGCTGTTCGAGTCGCTGGAGGTGCTCGGTCGCGAGCGCACTCTGACCCGAATCCGCGCCGCCCGCCTCCGCCTGGTCTGA
- a CDS encoding MFS transporter has product MTTVDPTPASLPAALAEPTVPVRRGWIGLIFAANLGVWMAFFTPIQVLLPQQIEQIAPGDKENMLAVVTGLGALAAVLANPLAGAFSDRTCLRVAGREFGRRHVWTAGGAVLGAAALVLLAQQRTILGVALGWVAAQVCFNAMLASLTAAIPDRVPVAQRGGVSGWVGIPQALGLVLGAVLVTAVVTGNAAGYLTIAVAILLLSLPFALLTPDEPLPRTHRQAVRARTLLASMWINPRRHPDFAWAWITRFLVQLGNALGTLYLLYFLTDGVRHPDPEGSLLVLILLYTLGMMLTAVVAGRMSDRSGRRKIYVIASGVIMAVAALLLAVAPVWPMAIVAALLLGAGYGVYLSVDAALITQVLPRATDRAKDLGVINIANSAPQVLGPALSAPLVVYLGGYPTLYAVTAVVTLIGSALVVKIRSVP; this is encoded by the coding sequence GTGACCACGGTCGACCCGACGCCGGCGTCGCTGCCGGCGGCGCTCGCCGAGCCGACGGTGCCGGTGCGGCGCGGCTGGATCGGGCTGATCTTCGCCGCCAACCTCGGCGTCTGGATGGCGTTCTTCACGCCCATCCAGGTGCTGCTGCCCCAGCAGATCGAGCAGATCGCGCCCGGCGACAAGGAGAACATGCTGGCCGTGGTCACCGGCCTCGGCGCGCTGGCGGCGGTGCTCGCCAACCCCCTGGCCGGCGCGTTCTCCGACCGGACCTGCCTGCGGGTGGCCGGCCGCGAGTTCGGTCGCCGACACGTCTGGACCGCGGGTGGGGCGGTGCTCGGGGCGGCGGCCCTGGTGCTGCTGGCCCAGCAGCGGACCATCCTCGGGGTCGCCCTCGGCTGGGTCGCCGCCCAGGTCTGCTTCAACGCGATGCTCGCCAGCCTCACCGCAGCCATCCCGGACCGGGTTCCGGTGGCGCAGCGCGGCGGCGTCTCGGGTTGGGTGGGCATCCCGCAGGCGCTCGGGCTGGTGCTCGGCGCGGTGCTGGTCACCGCCGTGGTCACCGGCAACGCCGCCGGTTACCTGACCATCGCCGTGGCCATCCTGCTGTTGTCGCTACCGTTCGCGCTGCTCACTCCTGACGAGCCGCTGCCGCGTACGCATCGGCAGGCGGTGCGCGCGCGGACGCTGCTGGCCTCGATGTGGATCAACCCGCGTCGGCACCCGGACTTCGCCTGGGCCTGGATCACCCGGTTCCTGGTCCAGCTCGGCAACGCCCTGGGCACCCTCTACCTGCTGTACTTCCTCACCGACGGGGTGCGCCACCCCGACCCCGAGGGCTCGTTGCTGGTGCTGATCCTGCTCTACACGCTCGGCATGATGCTGACGGCGGTGGTCGCCGGCCGGATGTCGGACCGCTCCGGCCGCCGCAAGATCTACGTGATCGCGTCCGGCGTGATCATGGCGGTGGCGGCGTTGCTGCTCGCTGTCGCGCCGGTCTGGCCGATGGCGATCGTCGCCGCGCTGCTGCTCGGCGCGGGCTACGGCGTCTACCTCTCGGTGGACGCCGCGCTGATCACGCAGGTGCTGCCCCGGGCCACCGACCGGGCCAAGGACCTGGGCGTCATCAACATCGCGAACTCGGCACCGCAGGTCCTCGGCCCGGCGCTCTCCGCCCCGCTCGTGGTGTACCTGGGCGGCTACCCCACGCTCTACGCCGTCACGGCGGTGGTCACCCTGATCGGCAGCGCGTTGGTCGTCAAGATCCGCTCGGTGCCCTGA
- a CDS encoding GH1 family beta-glucosidase — MSRAPLPQFPTGFRWGVSTSAHQIEGATTVGGRGPSIWDTFAHSPGRIGDGSTGAVACDHYHRHAEDVALLGGLGVSDYRFSIAWPRVQPTGTGPANAPGLDFYDRLVDDLLAAGVDPVATLYHWDLPQPLEDAGGWLHRDTAARFADYADLTAARLGDRVRLWITLNEPFIHMSMGYGMGVHAPGRMLLFDAFPAAHHQLLGHGLAVAALRTHTGSPVAIANNYSPVRVLGDGDADRAAGEAYEALHNRLFTDPLLGRGYPELPGLDPGIVHPGDLDTIAAPIDVLGVNYYNPTGVRAAEEGSPLPFDLVPLDGYPRTAFDWPVAPDGLHELLGWLRDTYRDALPPIEITESGCAYDDAPDADGRVADPQRIAYLDGHLRAVRAAIDDGVDVRGYFVWSLLDNWEWAEGFTKRFGLVHVDYATQTRTPKSSYTWLRDVIAASRPGSAR, encoded by the coding sequence ATGTCGAGAGCACCGTTGCCCCAGTTCCCCACCGGCTTCCGCTGGGGCGTCTCCACCTCGGCCCACCAGATCGAGGGCGCCACCACAGTCGGCGGACGCGGTCCGTCCATCTGGGACACGTTCGCGCACTCGCCAGGCCGGATCGGCGACGGCAGCACGGGTGCGGTGGCCTGCGACCACTACCACCGGCACGCCGAGGACGTCGCGCTGCTGGGCGGGCTGGGCGTCTCCGACTACCGGTTCTCCATCGCCTGGCCCCGGGTGCAGCCCACCGGGACCGGCCCGGCCAACGCGCCCGGCCTGGACTTCTACGACCGCCTGGTGGACGACCTGCTGGCCGCCGGCGTCGACCCGGTGGCGACCCTCTACCACTGGGACCTGCCCCAACCCCTCGAAGACGCCGGCGGCTGGCTGCACCGCGACACCGCCGCCCGGTTCGCCGACTACGCCGACCTCACCGCCGCCCGACTCGGCGACCGGGTCCGGCTCTGGATCACCCTGAACGAGCCGTTCATCCACATGAGCATGGGGTACGGGATGGGCGTACACGCCCCCGGCCGGATGCTGCTCTTCGACGCCTTCCCGGCCGCCCACCACCAACTGCTCGGGCACGGTCTCGCGGTGGCCGCGCTGCGGACCCACACCGGCAGCCCGGTGGCGATCGCCAACAACTACTCCCCGGTGCGGGTGCTCGGCGACGGTGACGCCGACCGGGCCGCCGGGGAGGCGTACGAGGCGCTGCACAACCGGCTCTTCACCGATCCGCTGCTGGGCCGCGGCTACCCGGAACTGCCCGGCCTCGACCCGGGCATCGTCCACCCCGGCGACCTCGACACGATCGCCGCACCGATCGACGTCCTCGGGGTGAACTACTACAACCCCACGGGGGTACGCGCCGCCGAGGAGGGTTCTCCCCTCCCGTTCGACCTCGTCCCGCTGGACGGCTACCCGCGCACCGCCTTCGACTGGCCGGTGGCCCCGGACGGGCTGCACGAGCTGCTCGGCTGGCTGCGGGACACCTACCGGGACGCGCTGCCACCCATCGAGATCACCGAGAGCGGGTGCGCGTACGACGACGCGCCGGACGCGGACGGGCGGGTGGCCGACCCGCAGCGGATCGCGTACCTCGACGGGCACCTACGGGCGGTACGGGCCGCCATCGACGACGGGGTCGACGTACGCGGGTACTTCGTCTGGTCACTGCTGGACAACTGGGAGTGGGCCGAGGGGTTCACCAAACGCTTCGGCCTCGTGCACGTCGACTACGCCACGCAGACCCGTACCCCGAAGTCGTCGTACACCTGGCTGCGCGACGTCATCGCGGCCAGCCGGCCGGGGTCGGCGCGGTGA
- a CDS encoding SRPBCC domain-containing protein — protein MILVERSAHVAAPIEVVWDVVQRAEQLPAWLAGVRAAEVLSGEGFGRRQLVQAGRGSAHEAEVIAYQEPTLIGWRERAKGAGSRAEARTEIYVQLTTDEEEGGTIVRLIVVRWPAGPVKAALLRLGLRRVGADLEDSLARLTDLAAVG, from the coding sequence ATGATCCTCGTTGAACGCAGTGCGCACGTGGCGGCGCCGATCGAAGTTGTCTGGGATGTCGTCCAGCGGGCCGAGCAGTTGCCGGCCTGGCTGGCGGGGGTCCGCGCGGCCGAAGTGCTCTCGGGAGAGGGCTTCGGCCGGCGGCAGCTGGTCCAGGCGGGGCGCGGCTCGGCGCATGAGGCCGAGGTGATCGCCTACCAGGAGCCGACGCTGATCGGCTGGCGGGAACGGGCCAAGGGGGCCGGCTCTCGGGCGGAGGCGCGCACCGAGATCTACGTCCAGCTCACCACCGACGAGGAGGAGGGCGGGACCATCGTGCGGCTCATCGTCGTCCGTTGGCCGGCCGGGCCCGTCAAGGCCGCCCTGCTGCGCCTCGGACTGCGTCGGGTCGGCGCCGACCTGGAGGACTCGCTGGCCCGGCTCACCGACCTGGCCGCCGTCGGCTGA
- the aceE gene encoding pyruvate dehydrogenase (acetyl-transferring), homodimeric type, protein MATERKRPVISDGLPSQLPDIDPEETSEWVESLDGVIDERGAKRARYVMLRLLERARERQVGVPPLTTTDYINTIPSEREPWFPGDEHVERRIRAYVRWNAAMLVHRAQRPEIGVGGHISTFASSASLYEVGFNHFFRGKNHPGGGDHIFYQGHASPGMYARAFLEGRLSEHQLDGFRQELSHPGGGLPSYPHPRLMPDFWEFPTVSMGLGGLNAIYQARFNRYLQHRGIKDTSQQHVWAFLGDGEMDEPETLGAIGVAAREELDNLTFVINCNLQRLDGPVRGNGKVMQELEAFFRGAGWNVIKVVWGREWDPLLAADTDGALVNLMNTTTDGDYQTYKAESGAYVREHFFGRDARTRKMVEPLSDDEIWNLKRGGHDYRKLYAAYKAATEHTGQPTVILAKTIKGWTLGSHFEGRNATHQMKKLTLEDLKTFRDRLYLDIPDSALEENPYLPPYYNPGEKSDEIQYLKERREQLGGYLPSRRTSTKRLTIPGPERFADVKRGSGKQKVATTMAFVRLLKDIMKDKEFGKRWVPIIPDEARTFGLDSIFPTAKIYSPHGQRYTSVDRELFLSYKESTTGQILHEGINEAGSVASFTAAGSAYATHDEPMIPMYIFYSMFGFQRTADGLWAAADQMARGFLLGATAGRTTLNGEGLQHEDGHSLLLAATNPAVVAYDPAFSFEIAHIMEQGLHRMYGDAQENVFYYLTVYNEPILQPAEPAGVDVEGLLKGIYRYSPAPEVDGPKANVLASGTGMQWALKAQQLLAQDWGVAADVWSVTSWTELRRDAVETEEYNLLNPGAEAKIPYIQQKLADADGPKVAVSDWMRAVPDLIARWVPGDYTSLGTDGFGMSDTRHALRRHFHVDAESIVVATLRQLARSGAVAATVPAEAAKKYAIDDVNAAPVGETGGDS, encoded by the coding sequence GTGGCTACGGAACGCAAGCGCCCGGTGATCAGCGACGGCCTACCGAGCCAGCTTCCGGACATCGACCCTGAAGAGACAAGCGAATGGGTCGAGTCGCTTGACGGTGTCATCGACGAGCGCGGTGCCAAACGTGCCCGCTACGTCATGCTGCGCCTGCTGGAGCGGGCCCGTGAGCGCCAGGTCGGGGTTCCGCCCCTGACCACCACCGATTACATCAACACCATCCCGTCGGAGCGCGAACCGTGGTTCCCGGGTGACGAGCACGTCGAGCGGCGGATCCGGGCGTACGTCCGGTGGAACGCCGCCATGCTGGTGCACCGGGCACAGCGCCCGGAGATCGGCGTCGGCGGGCACATCTCGACCTTCGCCAGCTCGGCGTCGCTGTACGAGGTGGGCTTCAACCACTTCTTCCGCGGCAAGAACCACCCGGGCGGTGGCGACCACATCTTCTACCAGGGTCACGCCTCCCCCGGCATGTACGCGCGGGCGTTCCTGGAGGGGCGGCTCAGCGAGCACCAGCTCGACGGGTTCCGCCAGGAGTTGTCGCACCCCGGCGGCGGGCTGCCGTCTTACCCGCACCCGCGGCTGATGCCGGACTTCTGGGAGTTCCCCACCGTCTCGATGGGCCTCGGCGGTCTGAACGCGATCTACCAGGCCCGGTTCAACAGGTACCTGCAGCACCGCGGCATCAAGGACACCTCGCAGCAGCACGTGTGGGCGTTCCTGGGCGACGGTGAGATGGACGAGCCGGAGACGCTGGGCGCCATCGGCGTGGCCGCCCGCGAGGAGCTGGACAACCTCACCTTCGTGATCAACTGCAACCTGCAGCGGCTGGACGGCCCGGTCCGGGGCAACGGCAAGGTCATGCAGGAGCTGGAGGCGTTCTTCCGGGGTGCCGGCTGGAACGTGATCAAGGTCGTGTGGGGTCGCGAGTGGGACCCGCTGCTCGCCGCGGACACCGACGGCGCGCTGGTCAACCTCATGAACACCACGACCGACGGCGACTACCAGACCTACAAGGCGGAGTCGGGCGCGTACGTGCGGGAGCACTTCTTCGGGCGCGACGCGCGCACCCGCAAGATGGTCGAACCGCTCAGCGACGACGAGATCTGGAACCTCAAGCGGGGTGGGCACGACTACCGCAAGCTCTACGCGGCCTACAAGGCGGCCACCGAGCACACCGGTCAGCCGACCGTCATCCTGGCGAAGACGATCAAGGGCTGGACGCTCGGCTCGCACTTCGAGGGCCGCAACGCGACCCACCAGATGAAGAAGCTGACGCTGGAGGACCTGAAGACCTTCCGCGACCGGCTCTACCTGGACATCCCGGACTCGGCGCTGGAGGAGAACCCCTACCTGCCGCCGTACTACAACCCGGGTGAGAAGTCCGACGAGATCCAATACCTGAAGGAGCGGCGCGAGCAGCTCGGCGGCTACCTGCCGTCCCGGCGGACCAGCACCAAGCGGCTGACCATCCCCGGTCCGGAGCGGTTCGCCGACGTCAAGCGCGGCTCGGGCAAGCAGAAGGTCGCCACCACGATGGCCTTCGTCCGCCTGCTCAAGGACATCATGAAGGACAAGGAGTTCGGCAAGCGCTGGGTGCCGATCATCCCGGACGAGGCCCGTACCTTCGGCCTCGACTCGATCTTCCCCACCGCGAAGATCTACTCGCCGCACGGCCAGCGCTACACGTCGGTCGACCGGGAGCTGTTCCTGTCGTACAAGGAGTCGACGACCGGGCAGATCCTGCACGAGGGGATCAACGAGGCCGGTTCGGTGGCCTCGTTCACGGCGGCGGGCTCGGCGTACGCCACCCACGACGAGCCGATGATCCCGATGTACATCTTCTACTCGATGTTCGGGTTCCAGCGGACCGCCGACGGGCTGTGGGCGGCTGCCGACCAGATGGCGCGGGGCTTCCTGCTGGGCGCCACGGCTGGGCGCACCACGCTCAACGGTGAGGGCCTCCAGCACGAGGACGGCCACTCGCTGCTGCTCGCCGCCACCAACCCGGCGGTGGTCGCGTACGACCCGGCGTTCTCGTTCGAGATCGCGCACATCATGGAGCAGGGCCTGCACCGGATGTACGGGGACGCGCAGGAGAACGTCTTCTACTACCTGACGGTCTACAACGAGCCGATCCTGCAGCCGGCCGAGCCGGCCGGGGTGGACGTGGAGGGCCTGCTCAAGGGCATCTACCGCTACTCCCCGGCGCCGGAGGTCGACGGCCCGAAGGCCAACGTGCTCGCCTCCGGCACCGGCATGCAGTGGGCACTCAAGGCCCAGCAGCTGCTCGCCCAGGACTGGGGGGTGGCCGCCGACGTGTGGTCGGTGACCTCCTGGACCGAGCTGCGCCGCGACGCGGTGGAGACCGAGGAGTACAACCTCCTCAACCCGGGCGCCGAGGCGAAGATCCCGTACATCCAGCAGAAGCTGGCCGACGCGGACGGCCCGAAGGTCGCGGTCAGCGACTGGATGCGGGCCGTACCGGACCTGATCGCCCGGTGGGTGCCCGGCGACTACACGTCGCTCGGCACCGACGGCTTCGGCATGTCGGACACCCGGCACGCGCTGCGCCGGCACTTCCACGTCGACGCCGAGTCGATCGTCGTCGCCACGCTGCGGCAGCTCGCCCGTAGCGGCGCGGTGGCGGCCACCGTACCGGCGGAGGCTGCGAAGAAGTACGCGATCGACGACGTCAACGCCGCCCCGGTCGGGGAGACCGGCGGCGACAGCTGA
- a CDS encoding YjbQ family protein, whose translation MRSDVITVQTGSRPAVRDITAEAQQFVSGAGDGLLHVFVPHATAGVAIIETGSGSDDDLLSALDDLLPTEDRWRHRHGSPGHGRDHVLPAFVPPYATLPVLAGRLALGTWQSICLVDTNGDNPTRQVRFSFLPG comes from the coding sequence ATGCGCAGCGACGTCATCACCGTCCAGACCGGGTCCCGCCCGGCCGTCCGCGACATCACCGCGGAGGCCCAGCAGTTCGTCTCCGGTGCGGGCGACGGACTGCTGCACGTCTTCGTGCCGCACGCCACCGCCGGTGTGGCGATCATCGAGACCGGGTCGGGGTCCGACGACGATCTACTCAGCGCGTTGGACGACCTGCTACCCACCGAGGACCGCTGGCGGCACCGGCACGGCTCGCCCGGCCACGGCCGCGACCACGTGCTCCCGGCGTTCGTCCCGCCGTACGCGACGCTGCCGGTACTGGCCGGTCGGCTCGCGCTCGGCACCTGGCAGTCGATCTGCCTCGTCGACACCAACGGCGACAACCCGACCCGGCAGGTCCGTTTCTCCTTCCTCCCCGGCTGA
- a CDS encoding alkaline phosphatase D family protein, with protein MSLSRRTILLSGAVGAAGAVTGLPAAAGAAAGRPLAFPFTLGVASGDPDHDGFVLWTRLAPQPLAEDGLGGMPDRDVPVHWELAADERFRHVVRRGVAIARTRSAHSVHVELAGLLPGREYFYRFRAERHVSPTGRTRTAPAPWSMPAALAMGFASCSQYEHGYFTAYRRLAETEPELILHLGDYQYEYAPDTYNVPGGNPRDHEGPETRTLANYRQRHAQYKTDADLQAAHAVAPWAVVFDDHEVENNWADEVPEATDPEFPARRAAAFQAYYENMPLRRTSIPRGIDMQLYRRVRWGRLATFHMLDTRQYRDDQACGDGYRDCAAASDPARSITGAAQEAWLLDGFRRSDAQWDILGQQVFFAQRDNNSGPLTVTSMDAWDGYVASRDRITRGWLAAGVRNPVVLTGDVHAHWASDLKLDYADPTSRTVGTELVCSSITSTGDGADSAAGSHPWFAFNPHLRFQNNLRGYVRTTITPGQLTADFDVLPYVSRPGAPAYTRASFVIEDRVPGLHQTADNPVPSAARSATPFTDPGQQTVDQETARP; from the coding sequence GTGTCACTGTCCCGACGTACCATCCTGTTGTCCGGCGCGGTCGGCGCCGCGGGCGCGGTCACCGGCTTGCCGGCGGCGGCCGGCGCGGCGGCGGGTCGACCGCTGGCCTTTCCGTTCACCCTCGGTGTGGCCTCTGGCGACCCCGACCACGACGGGTTCGTGTTGTGGACCCGCCTGGCCCCGCAGCCACTGGCCGAGGACGGCCTCGGCGGCATGCCGGACCGCGACGTGCCGGTGCACTGGGAGTTGGCCGCCGACGAGCGGTTCCGGCACGTGGTGCGCCGCGGGGTGGCGATCGCCCGCACCCGCTCGGCGCACAGCGTGCACGTCGAGTTGGCCGGCCTGCTGCCCGGGCGCGAATACTTCTACCGGTTCCGGGCCGAGCGCCATGTCTCGCCGACCGGACGCACCCGCACCGCCCCGGCTCCGTGGAGCATGCCGGCCGCCCTGGCGATGGGCTTCGCCTCCTGCTCCCAGTACGAGCACGGCTACTTCACCGCCTACCGGCGGCTGGCCGAGACCGAGCCGGAGCTGATCCTGCACCTGGGCGACTACCAGTACGAGTACGCCCCGGACACGTACAACGTCCCCGGTGGCAACCCGCGTGACCACGAGGGCCCGGAGACCCGGACGCTGGCCAACTACCGGCAGCGGCACGCCCAGTACAAGACCGACGCCGACCTGCAGGCCGCACACGCGGTGGCGCCGTGGGCGGTGGTGTTCGACGACCACGAGGTGGAGAACAACTGGGCCGACGAGGTGCCTGAGGCGACGGACCCGGAGTTCCCCGCGCGGCGGGCGGCGGCGTTCCAGGCGTACTACGAAAACATGCCGCTGCGACGCACGTCGATCCCCCGCGGCATCGACATGCAGCTCTACCGGCGGGTGCGCTGGGGGCGGCTGGCCACGTTCCACATGCTCGACACCCGGCAGTACCGCGACGACCAGGCCTGCGGCGACGGCTACCGGGACTGCGCGGCGGCAAGCGACCCGGCCCGGTCGATCACCGGGGCCGCGCAGGAGGCGTGGCTGCTGGACGGCTTCCGTCGCTCGGACGCCCAGTGGGACATTCTGGGCCAGCAGGTCTTCTTCGCCCAACGGGACAACAACTCCGGCCCGCTCACCGTCACCAGCATGGACGCCTGGGACGGCTACGTCGCCTCCCGGGACCGCATCACCCGAGGTTGGTTGGCTGCCGGGGTACGCAACCCGGTGGTGCTGACCGGCGACGTGCACGCGCACTGGGCCAGCGATCTCAAGCTGGACTACGCCGACCCGACCTCACGCACCGTCGGCACCGAACTGGTCTGCTCCTCGATCACCTCGACGGGTGACGGCGCGGACTCGGCGGCCGGCTCGCACCCGTGGTTCGCGTTCAACCCGCACCTGCGCTTCCAGAACAACCTGCGGGGGTACGTGCGCACCACGATCACCCCGGGACAGCTCACCGCCGACTTCGACGTGCTGCCGTACGTCAGCCGGCCGGGCGCGCCCGCGTACACCCGGGCCTCGTTCGTGATCGAGGACCGCGTGCCCGGCCTGCACCAGACGGCGGACAACCCGGTCCCGTCGGCGGCCCGCAGCGCCACGCCGTTCACGGACCCCGGCCAGCAGACCGTCGACCAGGAGACCGCCCGCCCGTAA
- a CDS encoding MarR family transcriptional regulator, with the protein MAHVSDALRHQQGSAFAELGLTPATARALRELDPDRPLPARDLAGQLGCDRSNVTVLVDKLEQAGLVERRTDPADRRQKTLVVTEKGRVERDRVARAMSDSRLLSGLTDGELRTLRDLVWKVSDGGRLEPCGPE; encoded by the coding sequence ATGGCCCACGTCAGCGACGCCCTACGACACCAGCAGGGCTCCGCGTTCGCCGAGTTGGGGCTGACTCCGGCAACGGCTCGGGCGTTGCGCGAGCTGGACCCGGACCGCCCGCTGCCAGCCCGGGATCTCGCCGGCCAACTGGGCTGCGACCGGTCGAACGTGACGGTGCTTGTCGACAAGCTGGAGCAGGCGGGGTTGGTCGAGCGACGCACCGACCCGGCGGACCGCCGGCAGAAGACGTTGGTGGTGACCGAGAAGGGCCGCGTCGAACGGGATCGGGTGGCCAGGGCGATGTCCGACTCCCGACTCCTGTCCGGGCTGACCGACGGGGAGCTGCGTACCCTTCGTGACCTGGTCTGGAAGGTGTCCGACGGTGGTCGCCTGGAGCCCTGCGGTCCGGAGTGA